A genomic region of Stenotrophomonas sp. NA06056 contains the following coding sequences:
- a CDS encoding STN domain-containing protein: MQFDDTGAQDGGPAMRAGTRDRCIRRVAWLLCIAWMLAPALLAWAGAGAAPEGTTYLFDIPAQPLPQALQVYGETTGVAVLIDARMLGGLRSTAVSGRHAPLPALQMLLRGTGLAPRFVEGGGFTLVAGETPAPGGTGPSDAGPSSATASAAAQHRAARVIQQSLEAALCSSHATRPGSYRVALQLWVDPASHRVGRADVLEGSGDPRRDAAILRRLDDLAMPGLPVDLPQPVTLLLLPHAAGRTPPCRGAR; this comes from the coding sequence ATGCAGTTTGATGACACCGGAGCGCAGGACGGGGGGCCGGCAATGCGGGCGGGAACGCGTGATCGCTGCATCCGCCGCGTTGCCTGGCTGTTGTGCATCGCATGGATGCTGGCGCCGGCGTTGCTGGCCTGGGCCGGCGCGGGCGCTGCGCCCGAGGGGACTACCTACCTGTTCGACATTCCAGCCCAACCGTTGCCACAGGCGTTGCAGGTGTATGGGGAGACCACAGGGGTGGCGGTTCTGATTGATGCCCGCATGCTGGGCGGCCTGCGCTCGACGGCAGTCAGTGGACGCCATGCGCCTTTGCCGGCGCTGCAGATGCTGCTGCGGGGCACGGGCCTGGCCCCTCGATTTGTCGAGGGTGGCGGGTTCACGCTGGTAGCGGGTGAGACCCCTGCACCCGGTGGCACCGGCCCGTCCGATGCCGGCCCATCCTCTGCAACCGCCTCCGCTGCGGCCCAGCACCGTGCCGCTCGGGTCATCCAGCAATCGCTGGAGGCAGCGCTGTGCAGCTCGCACGCGACGCGACCTGGCAGCTATCGGGTTGCACTGCAACTATGGGTGGACCCTGCCAGCCATCGGGTGGGCCGCGCCGACGTTCTGGAAGGCAGTGGCGATCCACGTCGCGATGCCGCGATTCTTCGGCGGTTGGATGACCTGGCCATGCCAGGGCTGCCGGTGGACCTGCCGCAACCGGTGACGCTGCTGTTGCTGCCACACGCTGCGGGCCGCACGCCGCCGTGCAGGGGCGCGCGATGA
- a CDS encoding sigma-70 family RNA polymerase sigma factor: MTALRGLFLDHYEAFRKRLRRRLGSDDLALDALQETWLRVERMGNIVPQRSPVAYLFRMSINAASDQRQAHARMLTGTELDALMDETADHLDPATVTFGQVEMAQLELALRELPERQRAILVAARIEQLPIETIALQHGVSARMIGKELKKALQHCAGRLDRPLVQRFGPGAGKPS; the protein is encoded by the coding sequence ATGACCGCACTTCGAGGACTGTTCCTCGACCACTACGAAGCCTTCCGCAAGCGCCTGCGCCGGCGCCTGGGCTCGGACGACCTGGCGCTGGATGCGTTGCAGGAGACCTGGCTGCGTGTCGAGCGGATGGGCAACATCGTGCCGCAGCGCAGCCCGGTGGCCTATCTGTTCCGCATGTCGATCAACGCCGCCAGCGACCAGCGCCAGGCCCACGCACGGATGCTGACCGGCACCGAACTGGATGCGCTGATGGACGAGACCGCCGACCATCTGGATCCGGCCACGGTGACCTTCGGCCAGGTGGAAATGGCGCAGCTGGAGCTGGCCCTGCGCGAGCTGCCCGAGCGCCAGCGCGCCATCCTGGTGGCAGCGCGCATCGAGCAGCTGCCGATCGAAACCATCGCCCTGCAGCACGGGGTATCGGCGCGGATGATCGGCAAGGAGCTGAAGAAGGCCCTGCAGCACTGCGCGGGCCGGCTGGACCGCCCGTTGGTGCAACGGTTCGGTCCTGGCGCCGGAAAACCGTCATGA
- a CDS encoding DUF4880 domain-containing protein: MTDMKTNVASALPADVQQQAQDWLLRLHGAAVSEADADAFRRWRGLDPRHAAAFAQARALWKALGPALQAGGAQAAQAPATDVVQPVASLPPATHADSHARPRSRTRMGRRAFLGGAVAAAAGGCWLAASSPLGLWPELGALGADYRTATGERRELEIQGVTVAMGTRTRLRRSGTNARGLQLSQGEAQFALPAWIRRGFVIQVEGAQVRLDPGARVNVRCVGADVRVTCLAGTAALVRGARTVALQQGWQARLDGERIASVGQVPTERVDAWRHGWLMFDDQPLSEVVEEINRYRTGRIVIADSALSQRRVQARISLQRIDTFIDLVRDAYGARVVSMPGDVVLLG; this comes from the coding sequence ATGACTGATATGAAGACGAACGTGGCCTCTGCACTGCCGGCAGACGTACAACAACAGGCACAGGACTGGCTGCTGCGCCTGCACGGTGCGGCCGTCAGCGAGGCCGACGCCGATGCCTTCCGCCGATGGCGGGGGCTGGACCCGCGCCACGCCGCTGCGTTCGCGCAGGCGCGTGCGCTGTGGAAGGCACTGGGTCCGGCGCTGCAGGCCGGGGGCGCGCAGGCAGCACAGGCGCCTGCGACCGATGTGGTGCAGCCGGTGGCAAGTCTGCCGCCAGCGACCCACGCCGACAGCCATGCTCGGCCACGCAGCCGCACACGGATGGGGCGCAGGGCATTCCTGGGCGGCGCAGTCGCGGCGGCGGCCGGTGGCTGCTGGCTCGCGGCCAGTTCGCCGCTGGGCCTGTGGCCGGAGCTGGGTGCACTGGGCGCGGACTACCGCACCGCCACCGGTGAGCGTCGCGAACTGGAGATCCAGGGCGTAACGGTGGCGATGGGGACGCGCACCCGTCTGCGACGGTCCGGCACCAACGCGCGCGGCCTGCAGTTGAGCCAGGGCGAGGCACAGTTCGCGCTGCCTGCGTGGATACGCCGCGGTTTCGTGATCCAGGTGGAGGGCGCGCAGGTAAGGCTGGACCCGGGCGCGCGGGTGAACGTGCGCTGCGTCGGCGCGGATGTGCGGGTGACCTGCCTGGCTGGCACCGCCGCGCTTGTTCGTGGCGCGCGGACGGTCGCGCTGCAGCAGGGCTGGCAGGCGCGCCTGGACGGTGAGCGGATCGCCTCGGTAGGGCAGGTGCCGACCGAGCGCGTCGATGCGTGGCGACACGGCTGGCTGATGTTCGACGACCAGCCGCTGTCGGAGGTGGTTGAAGAGATCAACCGCTACCGCACCGGACGCATCGTCATCGCAGACAGTGCGTTGTCGCAGCGCCGGGTGCAGGCCCGTATTTCGTTGCAACGCATCGACACCTTCATCGATCTCGTACGCGATGCCTATGGCGCACGCGTTGTCAGCATGCCCGGCGACGTGGTGCTGCTGGGCTGA